In a genomic window of Poecilia reticulata strain Guanapo linkage group LG22, Guppy_female_1.0+MT, whole genome shotgun sequence:
- the LOC103458450 gene encoding interleukin-6 receptor subunit beta translates to MWVFMERSLVTAWIFLLGAGLTLAFSVATTKTVPQSLRLLSCVFIPRSNVTCRWTPGDNQATYYTLKAEKFPSSKSSTFSCTTTGLSCTAGINRSGLRFMFCISVISHGISRNVSSKIRCQSARIEGKLAPVSLDSVQQVDGSPHCLSVSWTSNVTHFPLSPSEIEAGQLDSQIKFIAEGEVNAQVRNVSVTGYTFQVCLFKPYTLYTLEIRNRYLGEASPWSEWSNPFQGRTAEAAPSAAPTLWREVGLIGRNGWRLVSLLWXPLPRFMANGRVAFYNVTCRAEDGLTLSDYGSCGKLQHENTSCSLPLPAGRCSCSLTASTSAGSSPKALVWISGSYEKEPLAPAELTATPLGDDSVEVRWRPPPDLSVSGFVVEWVAVREETSRVLYWEKLNSSSTELIITEGVKTMERYAVSVKALYGEQGAGGNLTLHVYTQEGTPSAGPDVRVEHISESSVELSWSPVPVEQLHGFVRSYALVCTTRNQLARSVTVPGDLHRYTLENMSPGIYDIFIRASTGAGTGPAGNPANVHIGSEEISIVICIIVPLLLMSLVPILILLLAQRRVIKKKLFHRVPDPSISTVSQWNPTASFERKKLIMEQEKPEVSFPKVIRRRDPEQAHSYIPICKTQLCLDPQLSSFPARASDRGYITNVTKTQSANDLSIRPCSYSTVLCNQFNQNLSSSPQASQEADMCCNDNNQPADGVSESLVIFLERLKSLQSSSPDFSCTLPSCVSLAHQTDSPRLNSTLSAYRKLPSDSFASTFPSLAFMDLSSSPVEFGPYISTDRYIKI, encoded by the exons ttcaaAAAGCTCGACATTCAGCTGTACCACAACCGGGTTGAGCTGCACCGCAGGAATCAACAGATCTGGACTGAGGTTCATGTTTTGCATCAGCGTCATATCGCACGGCATAAGTAGAAATGTTTCATCTAAAATTCGGTGCCAGTCTGCAAGAATAGAAG GAAAATTGGCTCCAGTGAGTTTGGACAGCGTCCAACAAGTTGACGGTTCCCCTCACTGCCTGAGTGTGTCCTGGACAAGTAATGTGACACATTTCCCCCTGTCTCCTTCAGAAATTGAAGCTGGACAGCTGGATTCTCAAATAAAGTTTATAGCAGAGGGAGAG GTAAATGCTCAGGTCAGGAATGTGAGTGTAACTGGATACACTTTCCAGGTGTGCCTCTTCAAGCCATACACCTTGTATACGCTTGAGATTCGAAACCGTTACCTGGGCGAGGCCAGCCCCTGGAGCGAGTGGAGCAACCCATTTCAGGGAAGGACAGCAGAGGCTG CCCCGTCTGCAGCACCAACTCTCTGGAGGGAGGTGGGACTTATCGGCAGGAACGGATGGAGGCTCGTTTCTCTGCTTTGGN AGCCACTGCCTCGCTTCATGGCCAACGGCAGAGTTGCCTTCTACAATGTGACTTGTCGGGCAGAGGATGGTCTGACTCTTAGCGATTACGGGAGCTGTGGAAAACTGCAGCATGAAAACACATCCTGCAGCTTGCCTCTTCCTGCCGGACGTTGCTCATGTAGCCTGACGGCGTCCACCTCTGCAGGGTCATCGCCCAAAGCCCTGGTCTGGATCTCAGGCTCCTATGAAAAAG AGCCGCTGGCTCCGGCCGAGCTCACGGCCACGCCGCTGGGTGACGACAGCGTGGAGGTTCGCTGGAGGCCTCCGCCAGATCTGTCGGTGAGCGGCTTCGTGGTGGAGTGGGTTGCAGTCAGAGAGGAAACCAGCAGAGTTCTGTACTGGGAAAAGCTGAATAGTTCCTCTACCGAGCTGATCATCACAG AGGGAGTGAAGACAATGGAACGTTACGCCGTCTCCGTCAAGGCTCTGTATGGCGAACAAGGAGCAGGAGGAAATTTAACGCTCCATGTTTATACGCAGGAAGGAA CACCCTCAGCTGGTCCTGATGTGCGGGTGGAGCACATTTCTGAAAGCTCAGTGGAGCTCAGCTGGAGTCCCGTACCTGTGGAGCAGCTTCATGGCTTCGTTAGGAGCTACGCCCTCGtttgcaccaccagaaaccagCTGGCAAGGA GTGTAACTGTGCCAGGCGACCTCCACCGCTACACTCTGGAGAATATGTCGCCTGGTATATACGACATATTCATTCGCGCCAGCACCGGCGCCGGTACTGGTCCAGCTGGGAACCCGGCTAACGTTCACATTG GCTCTGAGGAAATATCGATAGTGATCTGCATCATCGTTCCACTGCTGCTGATGTCACTGGTGCCGATTCTGATACTCCTTCTGGCTCAGAGGAGAGT GATAAAGAAGAAGCTCTTCCATAGAGTGCCAGATCCTTCTATCAGCACCGTGTCCCAGTGGAACCCTACAGCCAGCTTCGAG CGCAAGAAGCTGATTATGGAACAAGAGAAGCCAGAAGTCAGCTTCCCTAAAGTCATCAGGAGGCGAGATCCAGAGCAGGCCCACAGCTACATACCCATCTGCAAAACTCAGCTCTGTCTCGACCCGCAGCTCTCCTCTTTCCCAGCCCGAGCATCAGATAGAGGATATATCACAAACGTGACCAAGACCCAGTCTGCCAATGATCTTTCCATCAGGCCCTGCAGCTACTCCACTGTCCTCTGCAACCAGTTCAACCAGAACCTGTCGTCCTCTCCTCAGGCCAGTCAGGAAGCCGATATGTGCTGTAATGATAATAACCAGCCAGCAGATGGAGTCAGTGAGTCATTAGTCATTTTTCTGGAGCGCCTTAAAAGCCTTCAGTCTTCTTCACCGGACTTCAGCTGTACTCTTCCTTCCTGCGTCTCACTTGCTCACCAGACTGACTCACCGAGGTTAAACTCGACGCTGTCGGCTTATAGGAAACTTCCGTCTGACAGCTTTGCATCAACATTTCCCTCTCTTGCCTTTATGGATTTATCCTCATCCCCTGTGGAGTTTGGCCCTTACATCTCCACTGATCGCTACATTAAGATTTAA